The Pedococcus dokdonensis region TCACGACCCGGCCCTTGCGTCGCAGCCACACGTCGTTGTCGCGAGTCGACCCGGCGAGACCGCAGTGGAACAGCTGGTGGTCGCCGCGCCAGAGCCCGATCGAGATCGGGAGCTGTCCTTCCCTCGCTGCGCGGGCAGCCGAGGTGCCGATCTCGTATGCGGTGTCCTCGGTCAGGGATGGCAGCGTCAGCTCCCGCTCCTGTGCGGCCAGCGCATCGAGGGACGGCCAGGTGCTGGGGTCGGACGGCATCGGTTCGGTTCCTCGGGGCGCGGGGCAGCAGGCGGTCGGGCCTATCCTCCACCACCGCAGGGCAAGATGTCAGCGGCGGTTGGTCTGTGCGGTCCGCATGATGGCGTCGCGTAGCAGCTCCACGGCGTGCGCCCGTGCGCCCGCGAGGTCGGGCTCGGCGTCCAGCGCTGCCGCAGCGATCCGCGTCGGCCGCGGCCAGAGACTGCTTCGCAGGGCCAGCTCCGCCACGAACGCTGGGTGCGCCCCCCACCCGCCGCCGACGACCAGGAACTGGGGGTCGAGGAAACCCACGGCGGCGAGCAGCACTGCGGCCACGGCGTCGGCCAGGGCCGCGCGCAGTTGCGGTTGGTCGTCGATGGCGGCGACCACCGCACCCACGTCGACGGCGGTGGACCCAGGACGGCGCAGACCCAGCTGGGCGAACACCTCGGTGAACGGGATGCTCGAACGCCGGGCACCGGGCACCACGACGTGGGCGATCTCGCCGGCCAGCCCGGTGTGCCCTCGTCGGACCTCGCCGTCGCTCACGACCGCGCAGCCGAGCCCCTCTCCGAGGTGCAGGTAGACGAAGTCGCTCACGCCTGCTGCCGCTCCAGCCAGGGCCTCGGCCCGCGCAGCCCAGTTGACGTCGTTGTCCACGACGACCGACCCGGAGGCGAGGCTACCCACGATGGAGACGGGGTCGAGGTCCCCCACCAGGAACGGCGCGTCGGGGATCTGGACCAGCCGGCCGCTGTGCCGGTCCACGGGGTCGGCGGCGCTGACCACCGCGACGGCCACGACACCGTCGGCGGCAGCGGCCACGCGCTTGCACGCGGTCCGCAGTGCGGCCGCCGCCTCGCCGGTGCGCGCGCCGGCCGCCAGGGCGATCTGCGACCGGGCTAGCGCAGTGCCCCGCGGATCGACCACCTCGGCCACCACCGCGGCGGGTGTGATGCTGACGGCCATCGCCGAGCCCTGTCCGGGTGCGACGGCGTAGTAGGAGCCGGATCGCCCGCGCCCGGACGTGCGCTCACCGGTGTCGGTCACGATCCCGAGGGCCTCCAGCCGTCGCATGCTCTCCGAGACGGTGGTCTTGGAGATGCCGCTGCGAGCCGCGATGTCGGCCCGCGTGATCCGGGCGTTCTCCATGAGCAGCTTCAGCACGGTGTCGTCGGTCACCGTGCGGACGAGGTCCAGCGACGGCTTGGCAGTCCAGGTCACGCCGCGAGTTTAGTCAGGGGTCTTGCCGAAAAGCCGCCCACGCGGCATACTCCTCTTAATCGTAAGGAGTCCTGACCAAAGGAGAGCGGACCTATGACCGTCACCACCGAGCAGTCCCCGGCCGTTGTCGAGCTGCCGCACTGGGAGACCGTGCCGAGCGACCTCGCCGAGGCGACGCGCACCATCAAGTCCGCGCTCCGCGCCCGGATCGAAGCCGCCGGTCGCTCGGTCGAGGAGGTCTTCGCCGTCGCCGAGGCGAAGGTCGCCGAGCGGGTCGCCGAGATCAAGGCGGCCAAGGAGCGCGGCGAGACGGTCTGGCCGGTGATCGACTACACCGACATCGAGAACGGCACGGTCACTCCCGAGCAGCTCGCGAAGCTGCGCCGCCGCGGCTGCCTCGTCGTGCGAGGGCACTTCGAGCGCGAGCAGGCGCTCGGCTGGGACGCCGACATCGTCGACTACGTCGAGCAGAACGAGTTCTTCGAGAACTACCGGGGGCCGGGCGACGACTTCTTCGGCAGCGTCGGCTCGAAGCCCGAGATCTACCCGATCTACTGGTCGAAGGCGCAGATGGAGGCCCGCCAGAGCGACCGGATGGCACGGGTCCAGGCCTTCCTCAACCACCAGTGGACCAGCGAGTCCGACGGCGTGCAGTGGTTCGACCCCGGCCGCGACTCCCTCTACCCCGACCGCATCCGCCGCCGTCCCCCGGGCGCCGACTCGGCCGGGCTCGGGGCGCACTGCGACCCGGGCACCCTCGACCTCTGGATGACCGAGGCCTACCAGCGGGCCTTCCGCCACCTCTTCGACGGCACGATCGAGCAGTACGACCCCTGGGACGCCGCCCACCGCACCGCCGGCCCGCAGTACCCGGGTTCGACGATGTGCTCGGCCTTCCGCACCTTCCAGGGGTGGACCGCGCTCTCTGACATGGACCACGACCAGGGCGTACTCCACACCGTCCCGATCCCCGAGGCGATGGCCTACCTGCTGCTGCGCCCGCTGCTCTCCGACGTCCCCGACGACGACATGTGCGGGGTGACCACCAACCAGGTCTTCCCCGCCAACGAGAAGTGGCACCCGTTGCTGATCGAGGCGCTGTCGGGCATCCCGGACGTCAAGGCCGGTGACTCGGTGTGGTGGCACTGCGACATGATCCACAGCGTCGCGCCGGTCCAGGACCAGCAGGGCTGGGGCAACGTCATGTACATCCCGGCCGCGCCGTGGTGCGAGCGCAACGAGGCGTATGCCGCGAACGTGCGTGAGTCGTTCCGCACCGGTTCCAGCCCCAGCGACTTCCCGGAGGAGCACTACGAGCGCTCCTGGACCGGCCGCTTCGAGCTCGACCAGCTCAACGAGGTCGGGCGCCGCGGGCTGGGTCTCGCCTAGCGCTCGCGTGCCGGGGGGGGCGGTGAGGATCTGCGCGACACAGCGCAGGCCATGGGGGAGACGGCGGGCGAGTGCAGGCCCACCCGCCGTCTCCTGGCAACCTGCATCCCCCGATGACAGGTCAATGATGAAGACGACGCAGGGCCCGGAACGTTACGCCGCTGCTCCAGGTCTTGTTTGACGCGCTCGGCCCCGGATCGTGACGGCCGGTGCGGCGGTGCTCAGTGGGCGGTGTCCGCGAGCCCCGTCCTGATCTCGTTCTTGAGGACCTTGCCGACCTTCGAGCGGGGCAGGTCCGACCAGACGTGGACGGCCTTGGGCGCCTTGACCCCGCCGATGCGGGCCTTGACGAAGGCGATCACCTCCGCGGGGTCGACGGTGCGGCCGGGCACCGCCTGGACGACGGCCTCGACCCGCTCGCCCCACTTGTCGTCGGGCAACCCGATGACGGCGCACTCCTGCAGGTCGGGGTGCTGCATCAGGGCCTGCTCGACCTCGGTCGAGTACACGTTGAAGCCTCCGGTGATGATCATGTCCTTGGCGCGGTCGACGATGAAGAGGAAGTTGTCGTCGTCGAGGTAGCCGATGTCGCCGGTGTGATGCCAGCCGAACAGCGACGCCTCCGCCGTGGCCTCCGGGTTCTGGTAGTAGCCGGGCATCACCAGCGACGAGCGGACGACGATCTCGCCCCGCTCACCCCGGGGCAGCAGCCGGCCCTCGAGGTCCATGATCCCGACGGTCACCAGCGGCGCCGGCCGGCCCGCGGAGGAGAGCCGCTCGACCGCCACCGACCCGTCGGGCCGGAAGTGGTCGGCGGGCGGCATCATCGAGATCATCATGGGAGCCTCGGTCTGGCCGAACAGCTGCGCCATCACGGGGCCGATGCGCGCCAGCGCCTCCTGCAACCGGGTGGTCGACATGGGCGCTGCGCCGTACCAGAAGCATTGCAACGACGAGAGATCCGTCGTGTCGAGGGCGTCGTGGCCCAGGACCAGGTAGATCAGCGTCGGTGGCAGGAACGTGTGCGTCACCTGGTGGTGCTCCACCAGCCGGAGGAACCCGCCGACGTCGGGGCTGCGCATGATGACCACCTCGCCGCCACGGGTCATGACGGGGAAGCAGAGCACGCCGGCCGCATGGGTGAGGGGAGCCAGGGCGAGGTAGACCGGCCGTCCGGTGAACGGGTAGCCCATCAGGGTGAGCGCGGTCATGGTCTCGAGGTTGGTGCCGGTCAGCATCACGCCCTTGGGGCGCCCGGTGGTGCCGCCGGTGCCCACGATCATGGCCAGGTCGTCGACGGAGGGCAGGTCGACCGGCTCGACGCCGTCGTCGCCGGCCGCCAGGAAGGCGTCCCAGGAGAGCGCACCCTCCGGCGCCGACCCGCCATGGCCGGCGTCGAGGCAGACCCACGTGTGCACCTTCGGCAGCTCCGCGCGGATCCGCTCGACGAGCGGTGCGAACGACGCCTGGAACACCACCACCGCGCAGTCGAAGAGGTCGAGCAGCTCGCGGTTCTCGGCCGCCTCGTTGCGCGGGTTGATCGGGCACCACACGGCTCCGGCGCGGCTGATCCCGAAGACGCAGCTGAAGGCGATCGGGTCGTTGGCCGAGAGGATCGCGACCTTGTCGCCGGGACGGACCCCCGTCGCGCCCAGCGCGGCGGCGACGCGGCGCGACGACGCCTGCACCGCGGCATACGAGAGGCTCTGGCCGTCGGTGGTGAGGCACGGGGCTTCGGGGTCGAGCGAGGCGCCCTTGTCGAGGTAGTCGACGATGCGCACGGCGTCAGCTCCGGTGACCGGGGTGTCGGGTCACATGCCCATGCCGCCGTCGACCGGCAGGCCGGCGCCGGTGATGAACTTCGCAGCGTCGGACGAGAGGAAGACGACGGCGTCTGCCATGTCGTCGACCTGGCCAAGGCGACCGGACGGCGTCAGCTCGATCACGGCGCCGACTGCTGCCTCTGGGGAGGGGAAGAGCCCCAGTGCCGCAACGTCGTTCGCGAGTCCGGCGCCCATGGCCGTCGGCACGAGTCCGGGGTAGATGCAGTTGACGCGCACGCCGTAGCCGAGCTTGCCGGACTCCATCGCAGCAACTCGAGTGAGCCGGTCGACGGCCGACTTGGTCGCGGAGTAGACCGCGATGCCCGGGAACGCGATGGTCGCCGCGACCGATGCGACGTTGGTGATGCTGCCGCCCTGCCCCGCCGCGCCCCCAGGGCGCATGGCCCGCAGTCCGTGCTTGAGTCCCAGGGTGGTGCCGAGGATGTTGACCCCGAGCATCTTGCGCACGTCGTCGGCGGAGACCTCGGTGATGAGGCTGGTGATCTCGATGCCCGCGTTGTTGACGAGGATGTCGAGGCCGCCGAGCCGCTCGACCGTCTCGGCCACCGCCGACTCCCAGTTGGCGTCGTCGGTGACGTCGAGCCGGACGAAACCGTGCCCGTCGCCGAGGTTCTTGGCAGTCTGCTCGCCCTCGTCCTGGATGTCGGCGATCATCACGGTCGCACCCGCCGCGGCCAGCGCCGCCGCCATCCCCTCGCCGAGGCCCTGGGCGCCTCCGGTCACGAGTGCCTTGCGGCCGGTGAGGTCGATCGAGGTCATGGCGGGCTCCTTTGCCTGCGGGGCGGCGCGTCGACCGCCGGGTGGGGACGCCGGCCGGCTGCGCTCAGGGCGAGCAACCGGCCGACGTGGGCTCAGCGTGCTCCCCGCCTTGACACCTGTCAAGAGATTCCTTGACACTCGTCAAGACGACCCGGACAGGCGGGTCCCGAGCACGAGCGAGGTGGGCGTGACGCAGGTCCTGGACCAGGGTGTCGACCGCTTCGACCGCCCCCGTGTCGACAAGTTCGAGGCACGCCGCGGCGAGCTGGCGGACGCGGCCCTCGAGACCCTCGGTGAGCTCGGCTTCGCCCGCACCAGCCTGCGCGAGATCGCCCAGAAGACGGCCTTCTCGCATGGCGTCCTGCACTACTACTTCCGCGACAAGGTCGAGCTGATCACCTACTGCGTGCGCCGTTACAAGGAGCACTGCGTCACCCGCTACGACGAGATCGTGGCGCAGGCCACGAGCGGTGACGAGCTCGCCAGGTTGTTCGCGGACGCCCTCGTCGACACGATGCTCGCCGACACCGCGATGCACCGGCTCTGGTACGACCTGCGCTCGCAGGCGATGTTCGAGGGTGAGCTGAGACCGACCGTGGTCGACCTCGACCGGCAGCTCGAGGCGATGGTGTGGCGGGTCGTCGCGAGGTACGCCGAGCTCTGTGGCGTCGGGCCGGTGGTCACGTCGGTCACCGCCTACTCCGTCTTCGATGGACTGTTCGAGAACTGCCTCATCCGCCACCTCGCCGGTGACGGCGAGGCCGCGGAGCGGCTCCGCAGCCAGGCTGTCTGGCTGATCGGCAGCCTGGTCCGGTCCTGACCGCGGCTCGTGCCCCGGGGCCGGTGCTTCGCAGCCCGCGGTCGGGGGCGGTCAGGGGTGGTCCGCGGAGCCCCGCTGCCGGCGGGTGTCATTGCCTCGACTGTCATTACCTCGACCGGAGGGTGAGCCGGTCACCCACGGAGACCCCGTCAGGTGGAAATCGTGACGCCGGCAGAGTTCAGGACGCGGACGAACCTCGGTCAGCCGTCGGTGCGCCGGACGGGAGCGCGGCCACCTGGTCGGCCAGCAGGACGGCGACCCGGCGCTGGTCGAGGGTCGGTCGGGCGACGTGGGACGCCGCCGTGAGCGCGAAGTGCCCGCGGGCCCCGGCGCCGCCACGGACCGGGAGGAGGACCACCCGGTCGACCGGCAGCCCGACGCGGTCGACATCGAGCGAGCCACCGTCACGGGTGATCGAGCCGTCTCGATCGAGGACCGGGCCAGCGGGCAGGTTCGGTCCGGCCACGAACTCGCACCGGTCGAGGTCGAGCACCTCACGGATGCGCTCGGCCACCGACCGGGTCACGGTGGCCACGTCGGCGTCCCGAGCCACGGACTCGGCCGTGGCCATGACCCCGTCGAGGTAGCCGCGCTGCCGCCCGACGTCGGACCGCTGCCGCTGTCCCCAGAGCGCCAGCTCGGTGACGGCGAGGCCGACGACGAGGAGCAGCACGGCCACCTCGATGTCCTCTGCGCTGTCGATCGCGAAGCTGCGGTAGGGCTGGGTGAGGAAGAAGTCGAACCAGGTCGCACTCGACAGGGCGGCGACCAGCCCTGCCGCGCGGATCCCGGACGCTGCCGCCGCGACGATCAGCACCACGAGGGCCACCGCGACACTGGCGTCCGGAACGCTGTCCGGTGCGGTGCCGATCCCGGCGCAGAGCGCCAACGGTGCCGCGGCGGCGCCCACCACCACCCAACCGCGGTGTTCCGACGTGAGCTGCTCGAGCTGCATACCTGCATCACGCCTCCACCAGGTGGGTGTGGTCAAGGCCTTTGACGCGATCTGTATGCCGTGCCCGTCAAGATCGCGTCAACGCCCGTCAGGGCGGCGTCAACGCTGGGTGGCAGTGAACGCGAAAGCCGTTGACTGGCAGCGTGATCGAAAACCTCATCGCCGGAGTCCTCGGCATCGCACTGCTGGGCTACCTCGTCTACGCGCTCATCCGCCCGGAGCGGTTCTGATGACCGATGCCGTGAGCGGCCTGCTGACCATCGGCCTGCTCGTCGTCCTCCTCGCGGTCGCCTACCACCCGCTCGGTGCCTGGCTGGCCGCAGTGTTCACCGACTCCCGGCACTGGCGGGTGGAGCGGCTGGTCTACCGGGCGGTGCGCGTCGACCCCGACTCCGAGCAGGGGTGGCGCGCGTACGCCACGGGCGTCCTGTCGTTCTCGGTCGCAGGCATCGTCGCGCTGTTCGCGCTGATCGTCGCGCAGACCCACCTCCCCGGTCGACAGGGTTCGGACGGCATGGGCCTCACGACAGCGGTCAACGCCGCGGTCTCGTTCGTCACCAACACCAACTGGCAGTCGTATGCCGGTGAGGTGGGTGCCACGCCGCTGGTCCAGACCGCGGGTCTCACCGTGCAGAACTTCGTCTCGGCCGCCGTCGGCCTGGCCGTGGCCATCGCGCTGGTCCGCGCCCTGGCCCGGCAGTCAGGGACGGCGATCGGGAACTTCTGGGTGGACCTGGTGCGTGGCATCGTCCGCGTGCTGCTCCCGCTCTCGCTGCTGGCTGCAGTGCTGCTGCTCGTGGGGGGCGTCGTGCAGAATCTCAACGGCCCCACCGTGATCCACACGCTGTCGGGTGCCGACCAGGTGGTGCGCGGTGGTCTGGTGGCGTCGCAGGAGGCGATCAAGGAGCTCGGGACCAACGGCGGCGGCTACTTCAACGCCAACTCGGCGCACCCCTTCGAGAACCCGAACCCGCTCACCAACATCTTCGAGATCTTCCTGCTCCTCGTCATCCCGTTCGCCCTCACCCGCACCTACGGGATCATGGTCGGCGACCGCCGGCAGGGCTGGGCCCTCGGCGGGTTCGCCGCGTTGCTCTGGGCCGGCGGGGTCGCGTTGACCACGTGGGCCGAGGTGCACGCGTCCGGGGCGGCCACCGGCTCCATGGAGGGCAAGGAGCAGCGGTTCGGGGTGTGGGCGTCGAGCCTGTTCGCCGCCTCGACGACCGGCACCTCGACAGGCGCGGTGAACTCGATGCACGAGAGCTTCAGCCCACTCGGCGGGGGCACTGTCCTCGCCAACATGGTGCTCGGAGAGGTCTCGCCGGGCGGCGTCGGCTCGGGCCTCTACGGCATCGTCATCGTCGCGCTGCTCGCCGTGTTCGTAGCGGGACTGATGGTGGGGCGCACACCCGAGTACGTGGGGAAGACGATCGGTCGGCGCGAGGTCACCTGTGCCGCCCTCTACGTCCTCGTCATGCCGGTGCTCGTCCTGGTGTTCACCGGCCTGTCACTGGCCAACGAAGGACCACGCTCCACCATGCTGGCGTCGGGGCCGCACGGCCTCACCGAGGTGCTCTACGCGTTCTCGTCGGCGGCCAACAACAACGGCAGCGCGTTCGCGGGCCTCACCGCCGACACCCCTTGGTACAACCTGACGCTCGCCGCCTGCATGCTGCTCGGCCGGTTCGTCCCGATGCTGCTGGTGCTCCGGCTGGCCGGGCTGCTCGTCGAGCAACGAACCAGACCGGCCACGGCCGGCACGATGCCCACGCACACCCCGCTCTTCGTCGGTCTGGTGACCGGCATCGCACTGGTCGTCGCCGGGCTCACCTTCTTCCCGGCCCTGGCCCTCGGTCCCATCGCGGAGGCACTGTCATGACCCGCTCGCTGCTCCATGTCGTCCCGCAGGCCCTCGCCAAGCTCGACCCCCGGCACGTGTACCGCTCACCGGTCATCTTCGTGGTCTGGGTCGGCTCCGTCCTCACGACCGGGTTGGCGGTCAGGTCGCCCAGCGTCTTCGGCTGGTCGGTCGCCGTCTGGCTCTGGCTCACGGTGCTCTTCGCCAATGCCGCCGAGGCCGTCGCCGAGGGGCGTGGCAAGGCGCAGGCGGCAAGCCTGCGCGCGGCGAAGCGCGAGACGATGGCGCGGCGGCTGCGAGCCGACGGCACCGAGGAACCGGTGCCCGGGAGCGAGCTGACGGTCGGCGACACGGTGGTGGTCGAGGCCGGACAGGTCATCCCCGGCGACGGTGAGGTCGTCGACGGCGTCGCCACCGTGGACGAGTCCGCGATCACCGGTGAGTCGGCGCCGGTCATCCGGGAGTCCGGCGGAGACCGCAGCGCCGTCACCGGGGGCACGACCGTCCTCTCGGACCGCATCGTCGTCCGCATCACCACGAAGCCCGGTGAGAGCTTCATCGACCGGATGATCGCGCTCGTCGAGGGAGCCCAGCGGCAGAAGACCCCCAACGAGATCGCGCTGACGATCCTGTTGACCACGTTGACGATCGTCTTCCTGGTGACGGTCATGGCGATCCAGCCCTTGGCGTCCTACTCGGGTCGCACCCAGCCCGTCGTCGTCCTCGTGGCACTCCTGGTCTGCCTGATCCCCACCACGATCGGAGCACTGCTCTCGGCGATCGGCATCGCGGGCATGGACCGCCTGGTCCAGCGCAACGTCCTGGCCATGTCGGGGCGGGCGGTCGAGGCCGCCGGGGACGTGTCGACGCTGCTCCTCGACAAGACCGGCACGATCACCTTCGGCAACCGCAGGGCGACCGAGTTGCTCTCGCTCGACGACGCCCAGGACCTGCCGGACGCGGCATACCTCTCCTCGCTCGCGGATGCGACGCCGGAGGGCAAGTCGATCGTCGACCTGGCCACCGCGGAGTACGCCGTCGACGAGGGCCGCTCCGCGGAGGCGCTCGTCCGCGACGGTGCGGAGTTCGTCGAGTTCAGTGCCACGACCAGGATGTCCGGCGTGGACCTGCCCGACGGCACGCAGATCCGCAAGGGTGCGACGTCGGCCGTGCGTCGATGGGTCGAGGAGTCCGACGGCGCCGTGCCCGCGCGTGTGCAGGAGCTCGTGGACACCATCAGCAGGTCGGGCGGCACACCCCTCGTGGTCGCGAGCCGGAACGGCTCCGGCCCGGCCCGTGCGCTCGGCGTCGTGCACCTCAAGGACGTCGTCAAGCCGGGCATGCGCGAGCGGTTCGACGTCATGCGCGCCATGGGGATCCGCACCGTCATGATCACCGGCGACAACGCCCTCACGGCCGCTTCGATCGCCGAGGAGGCGGGCGTCGACGACTTCCTCGCCGAGGCCACCCCCGAGGACAAGATGCGCCTGATCAAGAAGGAGCAGGAGGGCGGCCGGCTCGTCGCGATGACCGGCGACGGCACCAACGACGCCCCCGCCCTGGCCCAGGCCGATGTCGGTGTCGCGATGAACTCGGGCACCTCGGCCGCGAAGGAGGCCGGCAACATGGTCGACCTCGACTCCGACCCGACCAAGCTGATCGAGGTCGTCGAGATCGGCAAGCAGCTGCTGATCACCCGGGGTGCGTTGACGACCTTCTCGATCGCCAACGACATCGCCAAGTACTTCGCGATCATCCCCGCGATGTTCATCTCGCTGTTCCCCGGCCTCGACGCCCTGAACATCATGCGGCTGTCCTCGCCCGAGTCGGCGATGCTGTCGGCGGTGATCTTCAACGCCCTCATCATCGTGGCGCTGATCCCGTTGGCGCTCAAGGGAGTTCGCTACCGCCCGTCGAGTGCCGCGCAGATGTTGCGCCGCAACCTGCTGGTCTACGGCCTCGGTGGCGTCATCGCCCCCTTCATCGGCATCAAGCTCATCGACCTCGGTGTCTCCCTCCTCCCCGGATTGGCGTGATCGCATGTCCTCCCTCCGTCAGCTCGTCGCCTCCGTGCGGATGCTGCTCGTCCTCACCCTCCTCCTGGGGGTGGTCTACCCCGCCGTGGTCTGGGGAGTCGGGCGGCTCGGTCTCGCCGACCGCGCCGACGGCTCGCTGGTGAGCCGTTCCGGCGTGGTGGTCGGCTCGAGCCTCCTTGGGCAGGACTTCACGGGTTCCCAGTGGTTCCACGGGCGTCCGTCCGCCAGCTCGTATGCCGGCGGCGTCAGTGGTGGCTCGAACCTCGCCGCGACGGCGCAGGACCAGGTCGACGCCGTGCGGGAACGGAAGGCGGCCTGGGCCGGTGTGGGGGAGGGTGCGCCGCCTGCGGACGTCCTGACCGCCTCCGGAAGCGGTCTAGACCCGCACGTGTCACCCGCCGCGGCACTGGCCCAGGTCGCGCGCGTCTCGGAAGCGAACGGTCTGGACGAGCGCACCGTCAGGGGCCTGGTCGAGGCCCACACGCAGGGACGGTCGCTCGGCTTCCTCGGCGAGCCTCGGGTCAACGTGCTCGAGCTGAACGTCGCCCTGGCGGACCTGGCGAGCCGATGAGGCGCCCGCCGGGTGCCGCCGCCGGGCGAGGGACGACAATCGGCTCATGAGCAGGGGAGTGCTGCGGGTCTACCTCGGCGCCGCACCGGGCGTCGGGAAGACCGTTGCCATGCTCTCCGAGGCCCGCCGTCGTCGTGAGCGCGGCACCGACGTCGTCGTCGGAGTCTGCGAGAGCCACGGCCGGCCGTTCACGGCGGCGCTGATGGAGGGCATCGAGCGGGTGCCCCTGCGGCAGGTGACCCACCGGGGCAGCGAGCTCGCGGAGCTCGACGTGCCCGCGGTCCTCGCGCGGCACCCCGAAGTCGTCCTCGTCGACGAGCTCGCCCACACCAACGCCCCCGGCAGCCCGCACCGGAAGCGCTGGGAGGACGTCGAGGACCTCCTGGCCGCCGGGATCGACGTGATCTCCACCGTGAACATCCAGCACGTCGAGTCGCTCAACGACGTCGTCGAGGCGATCACCGGCGTGCGTCAGCAGGAGACCGTGCCCGACGAGGTGGTGCGTGCGGCCGACCAGATCGAGCTCGTCGACATGTCACCGCAGGCGCTTCGCCGGCGGCTGGCGCACGGCAACGTCTATGCCGCCGCGCAGGTCGATGCTGCCCTGGCCAACTACTTCCGCGAGGGCAACCTCTCGGCTCTGCGCGAGCTCTCCCTGCTGTGGCTGGCCGACCGGGTCGAGGAGGGGCTGGACCGCTACCGGGCCGACCACGAGATCACCGACCTGTGGCCGACCCGCGAGCGCGTCGTGGTCGCCCTCACCGGTGGGCAGGAGGGGCGCACCCTGCTGCGTCGCGGCGCCCAGATCGCCTCACGGGCCGGTGGCGAGCTGCTGGCCGTCTACGTCACCCCGCCGGACGGGCTGGTCGACGCCAAGCTCGAGGGACTGGCCGACCTGCGACAGCTCACGGTCGAGCTCGGCGGCACGTTCCACACCGTCAAGGGCGAGGACATCGCCACCGCCCTCCTCGAGTTCGCCCGAGGCGTGTCGGCCCGGCAGGTCGTGATCGGCGCCTCACGACGGCGGCGCTGGCAGGAGGTGCTCTCCAGCGGGGTCGGTCAGCGCGTCGTCGAGGGCTCGGGCGACATCGACGTGCACCTCGTCACCCACGAGCTGACCAGGACCGTCCGCGCGCCGTTGCGCTTCGGTCCCGCTCTCGGGGCGCGCCGCTCGGCGAGCGGCTGGAGCCTGGCTGTCGTCGGCACCGCCGCACTGGCCGGCATACTCAGGGCGACGCCGGGCTGGCACGAGCTGCCGCTCGAGGTGTTGCTCTTCCTCCTCCTCACCGTCCTCACCGCCCTCGTGGGCGGACTGTGGCCGGCGCTCGCCGCCGCCTTGCTCGGCAGCCTGGCGATCAACTGGTTCTTCACCGAACCGGTGAACACCCTCACCATCAGCGACCCCCAGAACCTCGTCGCACTCCTCGTCTTCCTGGTGGTCGCCGCCGCG contains the following coding sequences:
- the kdpC gene encoding potassium-transporting ATPase subunit KdpC; its protein translation is MSSLRQLVASVRMLLVLTLLLGVVYPAVVWGVGRLGLADRADGSLVSRSGVVVGSSLLGQDFTGSQWFHGRPSASSYAGGVSGGSNLAATAQDQVDAVRERKAAWAGVGEGAPPADVLTASGSGLDPHVSPAAALAQVARVSEANGLDERTVRGLVEAHTQGRSLGFLGEPRVNVLELNVALADLASR
- the kdpB gene encoding potassium-transporting ATPase subunit KdpB, encoding MTRSLLHVVPQALAKLDPRHVYRSPVIFVVWVGSVLTTGLAVRSPSVFGWSVAVWLWLTVLFANAAEAVAEGRGKAQAASLRAAKRETMARRLRADGTEEPVPGSELTVGDTVVVEAGQVIPGDGEVVDGVATVDESAITGESAPVIRESGGDRSAVTGGTTVLSDRIVVRITTKPGESFIDRMIALVEGAQRQKTPNEIALTILLTTLTIVFLVTVMAIQPLASYSGRTQPVVVLVALLVCLIPTTIGALLSAIGIAGMDRLVQRNVLAMSGRAVEAAGDVSTLLLDKTGTITFGNRRATELLSLDDAQDLPDAAYLSSLADATPEGKSIVDLATAEYAVDEGRSAEALVRDGAEFVEFSATTRMSGVDLPDGTQIRKGATSAVRRWVEESDGAVPARVQELVDTISRSGGTPLVVASRNGSGPARALGVVHLKDVVKPGMRERFDVMRAMGIRTVMITGDNALTAASIAEEAGVDDFLAEATPEDKMRLIKKEQEGGRLVAMTGDGTNDAPALAQADVGVAMNSGTSAAKEAGNMVDLDSDPTKLIEVVEIGKQLLITRGALTTFSIANDIAKYFAIIPAMFISLFPGLDALNIMRLSSPESAMLSAVIFNALIIVALIPLALKGVRYRPSSAAQMLRRNLLVYGLGGVIAPFIGIKLIDLGVSLLPGLA
- a CDS encoding sensor histidine kinase, with the protein product MSRGVLRVYLGAAPGVGKTVAMLSEARRRRERGTDVVVGVCESHGRPFTAALMEGIERVPLRQVTHRGSELAELDVPAVLARHPEVVLVDELAHTNAPGSPHRKRWEDVEDLLAAGIDVISTVNIQHVESLNDVVEAITGVRQQETVPDEVVRAADQIELVDMSPQALRRRLAHGNVYAAAQVDAALANYFREGNLSALRELSLLWLADRVEEGLDRYRADHEITDLWPTRERVVVALTGGQEGRTLLRRGAQIASRAGGELLAVYVTPPDGLVDAKLEGLADLRQLTVELGGTFHTVKGEDIATALLEFARGVSARQVVIGASRRRRWQEVLSSGVGQRVVEGSGDIDVHLVTHELTRTVRAPLRFGPALGARRSASGWSLAVVGTAALAGILRATPGWHELPLEVLLFLLLTVLTALVGGLWPALAAALLGSLAINWFFTEPVNTLTISDPQNLVALLVFLVVAAAVSSVVHVSERRAAAASSARREADALAATAESLLGETDPLPALLRQAVDFFSVDTAAVLARDDVRAPWEVLAATQGFDLASVATASVRAPVDDSRVLVLTGRTLSGADRRLVSAFATRAGAILHRSELAELAREAKVLAKDNRARTALLAAVSHDLRTPLASIKAAASSLRQPDVVFSQEDRADLLETIEESSDRLTGLVANLLDMSRLQSGSVVPRLAAVDIEGAVAVATAPLPGSDRVRISMDPALPAAEADAGLLDRVLANVLENALKHSAAEVVVQAAATASRVQLRVVDRGRGVPEGAKEEIFAPFQRYGDAPRGTGVGLGLAVARGLMEAMGGWIVAEDTPGGGLTVVIELARHGAAARSPAGHPSDHGAARMTP
- the kdpA gene encoding potassium-transporting ATPase subunit KdpA, which gives rise to MTDAVSGLLTIGLLVVLLAVAYHPLGAWLAAVFTDSRHWRVERLVYRAVRVDPDSEQGWRAYATGVLSFSVAGIVALFALIVAQTHLPGRQGSDGMGLTTAVNAAVSFVTNTNWQSYAGEVGATPLVQTAGLTVQNFVSAAVGLAVAIALVRALARQSGTAIGNFWVDLVRGIVRVLLPLSLLAAVLLLVGGVVQNLNGPTVIHTLSGADQVVRGGLVASQEAIKELGTNGGGYFNANSAHPFENPNPLTNIFEIFLLLVIPFALTRTYGIMVGDRRQGWALGGFAALLWAGGVALTTWAEVHASGAATGSMEGKEQRFGVWASSLFAASTTGTSTGAVNSMHESFSPLGGGTVLANMVLGEVSPGGVGSGLYGIVIVALLAVFVAGLMVGRTPEYVGKTIGRREVTCAALYVLVMPVLVLVFTGLSLANEGPRSTMLASGPHGLTEVLYAFSSAANNNGSAFAGLTADTPWYNLTLAACMLLGRFVPMLLVLRLAGLLVEQRTRPATAGTMPTHTPLFVGLVTGIALVVAGLTFFPALALGPIAEALS